The Bradyrhizobium sp. CCGB01 genome segment AGATCCGTATCGTAATCATCCGTGATGCTGATGAAGTGATAGTCGGCGAGATCACGCTGACTGCGGATGTTCAGCGGCCCGAACTGCCTGGTGATCACGATCTGGCGCAGCGTCTCGTTGAGCACGACGAAATAGCGGTAGCTGAGCAGGATGATGCCAGGGATGCCGACGAGAAGTCCCAGCCCGGTGAACACCAGCACCGGCACGAGGTCATCGGCGAGCCTTCCGAAGCCGGAAAAATCCTGGCGCAGGCCGAGCGCGACATTCCACAGCAGATAGAAGCTCGCCGCCAGCAACGGCAGCGACAGCAGCCGACCGACCCAGGGCATGGAACGGTCGATGCGGACGGTGCTGCCATCCACGGTCATTGCGCCTGCCATCGGAAGCTCTCCTTAGGGGTCATGGCTTTGTCGACGCGATCGGCGGATCGGTTCGATGGCTCCCTCCTCCGTCATTCCGGGCTCTCTGCTGCGCAGCGGCAGGGAATGACGCGATTGTGCTGGAGGCGTCGCGAAAAACAAAAAATTCTTCCCGCCTGCCCCAATGGCGGAGTTCCCCGGCGTGCCTATGTCTTTCCGAACGACACCCAACATGGAAGCGGGCGCGATGGCACAACGGCAACTCAAGCTTGGCGCGTTCATGCGCCCGATCAGCATCCACACCGGCGCCTGGCGCTATCCCGGGGCCTGGCCCGACGCCAATTTCAACTTCGGGCACATCAAGACGCTGATCCGGAAGCTCGAGGCCGGCAAGTTCGACGCCTTCTTCATGGCCGATCACCTCGCCGTGCTGAACATGCCGATCAACGCGCTCAAGCGCAGCCACACCGTGACCTCGTTCGAGCCGTTCACGCTGCTGTCGGCGCTCTCCGCGGTCACCGAGCGCATCGGCCTGATCGCGACGGGCTCGACCACGTTCGACGAGCCCTATCACGTCGCGCGCCGCTTCGCCTCGCTCGACCATCTCAGCGGCGGCCGTGCGGGGTGGAACATCGTCACCACCTCGAACCCGGATGCGGCCCTGAATTTCGGCCTCGACGACCACATGGAGCATGCCGAGCGCTACAAGCGCGCCCGCGAGTTCTACGATGTGGTCACCGGCCTCTGGGACTCCTTTGCCGACGATGCCTTCGTGCGCGATGTCGAGAGCGGCCTGTTCGTAGATCCCGCGAAGATGCACACGCTCGACCACAACGGCAAATATCTGAAAGTGCGCGGGCCCCTCAACATCGCCCGCCCCGTGCAGGGCTGGCCGGTGATCGTGCAGGCCGGCGCCTCCGAGGACGGCAGGCAGCTCGCGGCCGAGACCGCGGAAGCCGTGTTCACCGGCGGCGGCAGCCTCGCGGACGGACAGAAACTCTACGCCGACATCAAGGGCCGCATGGAGGCGATCGGCCGCGATCCTGAGCACCTCAAGATCCTCCCCGGCGCCTTCGTCGTGGTCGGCGACAGCGTCGATGAAGCAAGGGAGAAGCGCGCCCTGCTCGACGGCCGGGTGCACTATGACAGCGCCATCGCTTCGCTCTCGGTCATCCTCGGCACCGATGCCTCTGGCTTCGATCCCGACGGGCAGCTGCCGGAGATACCGGAGACCAACGCCAGCAAGAGCGGCCGGCAGCGCATGGTCGACCTCGCCAGGCGCGACAAGCTCACCGTGCGCCAGCTCGCCCAGCGCGTCGGCGGCTATGGCGGGCTGTCCTTCGTCGGCACCGCCAAGACCATCGCCGACCAGATGGAGGAATGGCTGGTCGGGC includes the following:
- a CDS encoding LLM class flavin-dependent oxidoreductase, whose translation is MAQRQLKLGAFMRPISIHTGAWRYPGAWPDANFNFGHIKTLIRKLEAGKFDAFFMADHLAVLNMPINALKRSHTVTSFEPFTLLSALSAVTERIGLIATGSTTFDEPYHVARRFASLDHLSGGRAGWNIVTTSNPDAALNFGLDDHMEHAERYKRAREFYDVVTGLWDSFADDAFVRDVESGLFVDPAKMHTLDHNGKYLKVRGPLNIARPVQGWPVIVQAGASEDGRQLAAETAEAVFTGGGSLADGQKLYADIKGRMEAIGRDPEHLKILPGAFVVVGDSVDEAREKRALLDGRVHYDSAIASLSVILGTDASGFDPDGQLPEIPETNASKSGRQRMVDLARRDKLTVRQLAQRVGGYGGLSFVGTAKTIADQMEEWLVGRGSDGFNIMFPFLPAGLDDFVDKVVPELQKRGIFRKEYEGATLRENLGLPRPKNRFFEA